Proteins found in one Rhodovulum sp. MB263 genomic segment:
- a CDS encoding ATP-binding cassette domain-containing protein, with product MLSIEGLSVAAGGRPLLRDLTLEIAQGRTLALVGASGSGKSTACAAALGVQAANLAVRGRVCLDGRPVAPGQLRGRVVASILQNPRSGFNPLRSMRDHMRETCRALDRPWSEAAAQDLLAEVGLEDPGRVLGLYAFEMSGGMLQRVAIALALLGGAPFLFADEPTTDLDLVVQARILDLMERSRDRARLGLMLITHDMGVVARLADEVAVLEAGALVERGPVGQIFHAPRHPVTRMLVAAHLALYGQELPA from the coding sequence GTGCTCTCGATCGAGGGGCTGAGCGTCGCAGCCGGCGGCCGCCCGCTGCTGCGGGATCTGACGCTCGAGATCGCACAGGGCCGCACGCTCGCTCTGGTCGGCGCCAGCGGATCGGGCAAGTCCACCGCCTGCGCCGCGGCGCTGGGGGTTCAGGCGGCCAACCTCGCCGTCCGCGGCCGGGTCTGTCTCGATGGCAGGCCGGTGGCGCCCGGGCAGCTGCGGGGACGGGTCGTGGCCTCGATCCTGCAGAACCCGCGCAGCGGCTTCAACCCGCTCCGGAGCATGCGCGACCACATGCGCGAAACCTGCCGGGCGCTGGACCGGCCCTGGTCCGAAGCGGCCGCGCAAGACCTGCTCGCCGAGGTGGGGCTCGAAGACCCCGGGCGGGTGCTTGGCCTTTACGCCTTCGAGATGAGCGGCGGCATGCTGCAGCGCGTGGCCATCGCACTGGCCCTGCTCGGCGGGGCGCCGTTTCTCTTCGCCGACGAGCCGACCACGGATCTCGATCTGGTGGTGCAGGCGCGCATCCTCGATCTCATGGAACGAAGCCGGGACCGGGCGAGGCTGGGCCTCATGCTGATCACCCATGACATGGGCGTCGTCGCGCGGCTGGCCGATGAGGTGGCCGTGCTGGAGGCCGGTGCCCTGGTCGAGCGGGGACCGGTCGGACAGATCTTCCACGCCCCGCGCCATCCGGTGACGCGGATGCTGGTGGCGGCGCATCTCGCCCTTTACGGACAGGAGCTTCCGGCATGA
- a CDS encoding NAD-dependent epimerase/dehydratase family protein, with the protein MSKAIPVLVTGGAGYIGSHTCRCLSGAGYLPVVFDNLSTGHADAVRWRPLVEGDTRDRAALVRAIRAHAPVAVIHFAAAAYVGHAIDAIAIGAGPASFADMLTQEFQWSRSLVTILLRHTPRCLSGLPPRLKLQFLFTQSIYPGLVAFMLAGSLIPAATLALDMRFVGVTYPSFLGHSLPILVTFLGIAAMLRRDGHSRPADAPVLGWERILFPCAQWPWAAWGALMALRDRLWGGFVDCRITPKGTAAEARLPLRLIAPYFLLGALAPVLARPHVQEAAGFYLLSLLNGGIYVVLVAAIRRHHLAENRGRPGDGGSMAPMPAYGWC; encoded by the coding sequence GTGTCGAAGGCGATACCCGTTCTCGTCACGGGTGGGGCGGGATATATCGGCAGTCACACCTGTCGGTGCCTGTCGGGGGCCGGATACCTTCCTGTCGTCTTCGACAATCTCAGCACCGGCCATGCCGATGCGGTGCGCTGGAGGCCGCTGGTCGAGGGCGATACCCGCGACCGCGCGGCGCTGGTGCGGGCGATCCGGGCCCATGCGCCGGTCGCGGTCATCCATTTCGCGGCCGCCGCCTATGTCGGCCATGCCATCGACGCCATCGCCATTGGCGCGGGGCCGGCCAGTTTCGCCGACATGCTGACCCAGGAATTCCAGTGGTCGCGCAGCCTGGTGACGATCCTCCTGCGCCATACGCCGCGTTGCCTGTCGGGCCTGCCGCCGCGGCTGAAGCTGCAATTCCTCTTCACCCAGAGCATCTATCCGGGGCTCGTCGCCTTCATGCTGGCCGGAAGCCTGATCCCGGCCGCGACGCTGGCCTTAGACATGCGCTTCGTCGGCGTGACCTATCCCTCCTTTCTCGGCCACAGCCTGCCGATCCTGGTCACCTTCCTCGGCATCGCCGCGATGCTGCGCCGCGACGGGCATTCCCGGCCCGCCGATGCCCCGGTGCTGGGATGGGAGAGGATCCTGTTTCCCTGCGCGCAATGGCCCTGGGCGGCCTGGGGCGCGCTGATGGCGCTGCGCGACCGGTTATGGGGCGGCTTCGTCGATTGCCGGATCACGCCCAAGGGGACGGCGGCCGAGGCAAGGCTGCCGCTGCGGCTGATCGCTCCTTATTTCCTGCTAGGGGCGCTGGCGCCGGTGCTTGCGCGGCCGCATGTCCAGGAGGCCGCGGGCTTCTATCTCCTGTCGCTGCTCAATGGCGGGATCTATGTCGTCCTCGTTGCCGCCATCCGCCGCCATCACCTGGCCGAGAACCGGGGCCGGCCAGGTGATGGCGGCTCTATGGCCCCCATGCCGGCATATGGGTGGTGCTGA
- the nikB gene encoding nickel ABC transporter permease subunit NikB: MKAFILRRLLLLIPMLFGASLVIFLMLRLGPSDPALDYLRLSKVPPTPQALADAREMLGLDRPLAAQYLDWIGRAFRGDFGISYALQRPVLPDILHFLPATMQLAGTALAFTLLVSVPLGIWAARYRDRWPDHAVRLVAFLGVSVPNFWLGFLLVLVFSVHLGWLPPMGREGPASLVLPVVAVALMSLAVNARLLRASMLEVAGQRHVRYALLRGLPPRMVERRHVLRNAWLPVITATGMHIGELLGGTLVIESIFGWPGLGRYAVTAILNRDYPVIQCFTLLMVVIFVFCNLVVDILYALADPRIRQATEAPQ, translated from the coding sequence ATGAAAGCCTTCATCCTGCGACGATTGCTCTTGCTGATCCCGATGCTGTTCGGGGCCTCGCTGGTGATCTTCCTGATGCTCAGGCTGGGCCCGAGCGACCCGGCGCTGGACTATCTGCGCCTGTCGAAGGTGCCGCCGACGCCGCAGGCACTGGCCGATGCGCGCGAGATGCTGGGGCTCGACCGGCCGCTGGCGGCACAATATCTCGACTGGATCGGCCGCGCGTTCAGGGGCGATTTCGGGATCTCCTATGCCCTGCAGCGTCCCGTGCTGCCGGATATCCTGCATTTCCTGCCGGCGACGATGCAGCTGGCCGGGACGGCACTGGCCTTCACCTTGCTGGTCTCGGTCCCCTTGGGGATCTGGGCCGCGCGCTACCGCGACCGCTGGCCCGACCATGCGGTGCGGCTGGTCGCCTTCCTGGGCGTCTCGGTGCCGAATTTCTGGCTGGGCTTCCTGCTGGTGCTGGTCTTCTCGGTCCATCTGGGCTGGCTGCCGCCGATGGGCCGCGAGGGTCCGGCCAGCCTGGTCCTGCCGGTCGTTGCCGTGGCGCTGATGTCGCTGGCCGTGAATGCCCGGCTGCTGCGCGCCAGCATGCTCGAGGTCGCGGGCCAGCGCCATGTCCGCTATGCTCTGTTGCGCGGGCTGCCGCCACGCATGGTCGAACGCCGCCATGTCCTGCGCAATGCCTGGCTGCCGGTCATCACCGCGACCGGCATGCATATCGGCGAGCTTCTGGGCGGCACCCTGGTGATCGAGAGCATCTTCGGCTGGCCCGGGCTCGGGCGCTATGCGGTCACGGCAATCCTGAACCGGGACTATCCGGTGATCCAGTGCTTCACCCTGCTGATGGTGGTCATCTTCGTGTTCTGCAACCTCGTCGTCGACATCCTTTACGCCCTGGCCGATCCGCGCATCCGTCAGGCCACGGAGGCGCCGCAATGA
- the nikE gene encoding nickel import ATP-binding protein NikE has protein sequence MSLLAARGLSHCYRSRPLLGPARTHAALSEVSLEIDEGETVALLGRSGCGKSTLARLLCGLERPTTGEVLFEGMPLEACRGAAWLRMRRAVQMVFQDSPDATNPRQTVGRIVAEPLRHLTRLDRKGREARVAELLDLVELPPRIARMRPGQLSGGQLQRVCIARALAPEPRLVILDEAVSNLDLHLQASTLAFLGEIRRKRGIACLFITHDLRLVSRFADRVLVMDRGRIVEEAPSAELATLSHPASQALREAILPPFPGRPAVGKAAPLPENAAEIPPEAPTTPAGISVIPVPGGRTAGAEILSPESGEEPVGNPRQTASSLTLSGLPKN, from the coding sequence ATGAGCCTGCTTGCCGCCCGCGGCCTGTCGCATTGCTATCGCAGCCGTCCGCTGCTGGGTCCGGCCAGAACGCATGCGGCGCTGTCGGAAGTGTCGCTCGAGATCGACGAAGGCGAGACCGTCGCCCTGCTCGGGCGCTCGGGCTGCGGCAAGAGCACCCTCGCGCGGCTTCTCTGCGGGCTGGAGAGGCCCACGACAGGCGAGGTGCTTTTCGAGGGCATGCCGCTGGAGGCGTGCCGCGGCGCAGCGTGGCTGAGGATGCGCCGCGCGGTGCAGATGGTGTTCCAGGATTCGCCCGATGCCACCAATCCGCGCCAGACCGTCGGCCGGATCGTCGCCGAGCCGCTGCGCCATCTGACCCGGCTGGACCGCAAGGGCCGCGAGGCGCGCGTCGCCGAGCTGCTCGATCTGGTCGAGCTGCCGCCCCGGATCGCCCGGATGCGCCCCGGCCAGCTCAGCGGCGGCCAGTTGCAGCGGGTCTGCATCGCCCGCGCCCTGGCCCCCGAGCCCCGGCTGGTCATCCTCGACGAGGCGGTGTCCAATCTCGATCTGCATCTGCAGGCCAGCACGCTGGCCTTTCTGGGCGAGATCCGCCGCAAACGCGGCATCGCCTGCCTCTTCATCACCCATGACCTGCGTCTGGTAAGCCGCTTCGCCGACCGCGTGCTGGTGATGGACCGGGGCCGGATCGTCGAGGAGGCCCCTTCCGCGGAACTCGCCACGCTCTCGCATCCCGCCTCGCAGGCCCTCCGCGAGGCCATCCTGCCGCCTTTTCCCGGCCGCCCGGCCGTCGGCAAGGCCGCGCCTCTGCCTGAAAACGCAGCCGAAATCCCGCCCGAGGCCCCGACAACGCCTGCCGGCATCTCCGTTATCCCCGTTCCCGGGGGGCGAACGGCCGGGGCGGAGATCCTATCCCCAGAATCTGGGGAAGAACCTGTGGGTAACCCGCGGCAAACGGCATCTTCCTTAACCCTTTCTGGCCTGCCTAAAAATTAG
- a CDS encoding ethanolamine ammonia-lyase subunit EutC has product MSGSVSTGFGRLRAMTPARVRLDAAAGPTPLDALLAFQEAHAAARDAIHARPDWDALAAALTPLATIRVQSRAVARSIYLRRPDLGRHLAGPVDLPRTGAPLVVVVGDGLSAPALAHAAPVIAALRAALPELDATPVILAEGARVALGDDIARRMGAAMCLMLIGERPGLSVSDSLGAYLTANPVPVTRDSARNCVSNIHRTGGLSPEAAAARIAWLIAAARKLGRTGVALKDESGAHPAGTLAP; this is encoded by the coding sequence ATGAGCGGCAGCGTCAGCACGGGGTTCGGACGGCTGCGGGCGATGACGCCCGCCCGGGTGCGGCTGGATGCGGCGGCGGGCCCGACACCGCTGGATGCGCTTCTGGCGTTTCAGGAGGCCCATGCCGCGGCCCGCGATGCGATCCATGCCCGGCCCGACTGGGACGCGCTTGCCGCGGCGCTGACCCCGCTGGCTACGATCCGGGTGCAAAGCCGGGCGGTCGCGCGCAGCATCTATCTGCGGCGCCCCGATCTGGGCCGCCATCTGGCCGGGCCGGTGGATCTGCCGCGCACCGGCGCTCCGCTCGTCGTGGTGGTCGGAGACGGGCTCTCGGCCCCGGCGCTGGCCCATGCCGCGCCGGTGATCGCGGCCCTGCGCGCGGCGCTGCCCGAGCTGGACGCCACGCCCGTCATCCTGGCCGAGGGTGCGCGGGTGGCGCTTGGCGATGACATCGCCCGGCGGATGGGGGCCGCGATGTGCCTGATGCTGATCGGCGAGCGCCCGGGGCTCAGCGTCTCGGACAGCCTCGGGGCCTATCTCACCGCCAACCCCGTGCCCGTCACGAGGGACAGTGCGCGGAACTGCGTCTCGAACATCCACCGCACGGGTGGGCTTTCGCCCGAGGCGGCGGCCGCGCGCATCGCCTGGCTGATCGCGGCTGCCCGCAAGCTGGGCCGGACCGGCGTCGCGCTGAAGGATGAAAGCGGAGCGCACCCGGCCGGGACACTTGCCCCCTAA
- the nikA gene encoding nickel ABC transporter substrate-binding protein: MPSRRSLLALPLYGACLTSPLTALAAGRATDPVLRFAWPLNAGPLNPHLYSPNQMFAQNMLYDPLVRYRADGRIMPWLASSWMVSEDGRDYTFALREDVVFSNGEPFDAAAAKANFDAVLANRSRHAWLELANQIVATEVRAPFTLRLRLKDAYYPTLQELALPRPFRFIAPSQFRDGGTKDGILAPIGTGPWVLTETSLGERDIFRRNDRYWGPRPACAGVEVKVIPDPNTRAIALRTGQIDMVYGTDGPLSPDMFEDLARSGDFSAGLSAPMETSSLALNTARGATRDLSVRRAINHAVDKDALIAAVLHGTEQRADALFAPNVPYADIGLSPYRFDPAAAAGLLEADGWIARRAGQPRQKEGRPLMLDLCFVGTDAVAKAKAEILQAALAAVGIGVSLIGEEESSVYARQRDGRFHMIFNRTWGAPYDPHAFLSSMRVPAHADYQAQSGLPDKAEIDRRIGEVLVSTDEDRRQALYRDLLGRFHEAAVYLPLTHTTAMAVARPRVGPLRFGAMSSEIPFEMLTPDA, translated from the coding sequence GTGCCGTCCCGTCGCTCCCTTCTGGCCTTGCCCCTTTACGGCGCCTGCCTGACCTCTCCGCTGACGGCCCTGGCCGCAGGGCGCGCCACAGATCCCGTGCTGCGCTTTGCCTGGCCGCTGAATGCCGGACCGCTGAACCCGCATCTTTATTCGCCGAACCAGATGTTCGCGCAGAACATGCTCTACGACCCGCTCGTGCGCTACAGGGCCGACGGGCGCATCATGCCCTGGCTGGCCAGCTCATGGATGGTCTCGGAGGATGGCCGGGACTATACCTTTGCGCTGCGCGAGGATGTCGTCTTCTCGAATGGCGAGCCCTTCGACGCGGCCGCGGCAAAGGCCAATTTCGACGCAGTGCTGGCCAACCGGTCTCGCCATGCCTGGCTGGAACTGGCCAACCAGATCGTCGCGACCGAGGTGCGCGCGCCCTTCACGCTGAGGCTGCGGCTGAAGGATGCCTATTACCCCACGCTGCAGGAACTGGCCCTGCCCCGCCCCTTCCGATTCATCGCGCCCTCGCAATTCCGGGACGGCGGCACGAAGGACGGCATCCTGGCCCCGATCGGCACCGGGCCCTGGGTCCTGACCGAAACCTCGCTGGGCGAACGGGACATCTTCCGCCGCAACGACCGCTACTGGGGCCCGCGCCCGGCCTGTGCCGGGGTCGAGGTCAAGGTCATCCCCGACCCCAATACCCGCGCCATCGCGCTCCGCACCGGGCAGATCGACATGGTCTACGGCACCGACGGACCGCTCTCGCCCGACATGTTCGAGGACCTCGCCCGCTCGGGAGATTTCAGCGCCGGCCTCTCGGCGCCGATGGAGACCAGCTCGCTGGCGCTGAACACCGCGCGGGGCGCGACGCGGGATCTGTCCGTGCGCCGGGCCATCAACCATGCCGTTGACAAGGACGCCCTGATCGCGGCCGTCCTGCACGGCACCGAACAGCGCGCCGATGCGCTGTTCGCGCCCAACGTGCCCTATGCCGATATCGGGCTTTCCCCCTACCGCTTCGACCCCGCCGCTGCCGCCGGGCTGCTGGAGGCCGATGGCTGGATCGCGCGCCGCGCCGGGCAGCCCCGGCAGAAGGAGGGCCGGCCGCTGATGCTGGATCTGTGCTTCGTCGGCACCGATGCCGTGGCCAAGGCCAAGGCCGAGATCCTGCAGGCCGCCCTGGCCGCCGTGGGCATCGGCGTCAGCCTGATCGGCGAGGAGGAAAGCAGCGTCTATGCCCGCCAGCGCGACGGCCGCTTCCACATGATCTTCAACCGGACCTGGGGCGCGCCCTACGACCCGCATGCCTTCCTCAGCTCGATGCGGGTGCCCGCGCATGCCGATTACCAGGCGCAGTCGGGCCTGCCCGACAAGGCCGAGATCGACCGCCGGATCGGCGAGGTGCTGGTCTCGACCGACGAGGACCGGCGGCAGGCGCTCTATCGCGACCTGCTGGGACGGTTCCATGAGGCGGCGGTCTATCTGCCCCTGACCCATACCACGGCGATGGCCGTGGCCCGGCCCCGCGTCGGGCCGCTGCGCTTCGGGGCGATGTCGAGCGAGATCCCCTTCGAGATGCTGACCCCGGACGCCTGA
- a CDS encoding alpha/beta fold hydrolase yields MAYYEVQGRSNYYMEFGQGRPILLLHGISNSGRAWGPQIPALVAAGYRVIVPDHAGHGASAPLTAPFGVADIADDTEHLLSRLGIGTLDVVGLSLGGMVALELALRHPARIGRLVVANSFENTATEEFKAMSEGWARLFEEPHGPVMRFEQNWQVSVSEAFRESPEGMRTCQVWHGIAATSHGPSLAHVARGIAGFDVSGRMAGLAMPVFFIAGALDRMSPPDLSRRMAEKTPQATLCVIEGAAHISNADSADEFTARLLGFLSSQPG; encoded by the coding sequence ATGGCCTATTATGAGGTTCAGGGGCGGAGCAACTACTACATGGAGTTCGGGCAAGGTCGGCCGATCCTTCTGTTGCACGGGATCAGCAATTCCGGCCGTGCCTGGGGGCCGCAAATTCCGGCACTGGTCGCGGCGGGATATCGCGTCATCGTCCCGGATCATGCCGGTCATGGGGCCTCCGCTCCCCTGACCGCGCCCTTCGGGGTCGCGGATATTGCCGACGATACCGAACACCTGCTTTCCCGGCTTGGCATCGGGACGCTCGATGTGGTGGGGCTTTCGCTCGGCGGGATGGTCGCGCTCGAGCTGGCGCTGCGGCACCCGGCCAGGATAGGGCGCCTCGTGGTCGCCAACAGTTTCGAAAACACTGCCACCGAGGAATTCAAGGCGATGAGCGAGGGCTGGGCCCGCCTCTTCGAAGAGCCGCATGGCCCGGTGATGCGTTTCGAGCAGAACTGGCAGGTCTCGGTCTCGGAGGCCTTCCGGGAGAGCCCGGAGGGGATGCGGACCTGTCAGGTCTGGCACGGCATCGCCGCGACCTCGCATGGCCCCTCGCTCGCGCATGTCGCGCGTGGCATCGCCGGTTTCGACGTCTCCGGACGGATGGCCGGGCTTGCCATGCCGGTGTTCTTCATCGCCGGAGCGCTCGACAGGATGTCTCCGCCGGATCTGAGCCGGCGCATGGCGGAAAAGACGCCGCAGGCGACGCTCTGCGTCATCGAGGGGGCCGCCCATATCTCCAATGCGGATTCCGCGGATGAATTCACGGCCCGGCTGCTGGGATTTCTGTCGTCGCAGCCCGGATGA
- a CDS encoding MFS transporter, whose translation MSKFSETLLFSAAIVVVGANLRPTMAAIGPMLDAIQRDTGLSDTGASLLTTLPVALMGVCLLFTSRLKSILGTRNGIILGLLFILLSNLLRWHWSSAALLLMTAILGGIGIAIVQALLPIMIKHRSGAAAAGLMGVYSTAIMGGAFLSGTFGPWIAQASHWQVALGIWSIPSLIGCLIWWRATDPAETVPEDRARLPVSRAPRAWLLLAFFGLGTGAYTLVLAWLPPFYTGLGRSAEMAGLMLGVVTLSEVVAGIAVSYWVGRSPDRRPAIFTAIGALFAGLLGLIFAPLALAWPSAVFAGLGIGALFPLSLIVAMDHGDDASAAGAIAGFVQGGGYLVAAALPLIAGLLREYLSDLTLAWGLMAGLCLVLWLIAARLRPGQRITF comes from the coding sequence TTGTCCAAATTCTCAGAGACGCTCCTGTTCTCGGCCGCCATCGTCGTCGTCGGGGCCAATCTGCGGCCGACGATGGCCGCCATCGGGCCGATGCTTGATGCCATCCAGCGCGATACCGGCCTGAGCGATACGGGGGCCAGCCTGCTGACCACCCTGCCGGTCGCCCTGATGGGGGTCTGCCTGCTTTTCACCTCCCGGCTGAAAAGCATTCTGGGCACGCGAAACGGCATCATCCTCGGCTTGTTGTTCATCCTGCTGAGCAACCTGCTGCGTTGGCACTGGTCGAGCGCCGCCCTGCTGCTGATGACCGCCATTCTCGGCGGGATCGGCATCGCCATCGTGCAGGCCTTGCTGCCGATCATGATCAAGCATCGCTCGGGCGCGGCGGCCGCCGGGCTGATGGGGGTCTATTCGACGGCGATCATGGGAGGCGCCTTCCTGTCGGGAACCTTCGGCCCCTGGATCGCCCAGGCCTCTCACTGGCAAGTGGCCTTGGGGATCTGGTCTATCCCCTCCCTGATCGGATGCCTGATCTGGTGGCGCGCAACCGACCCGGCCGAGACCGTTCCGGAGGACCGGGCGCGTCTTCCGGTCTCGCGGGCGCCGCGCGCATGGCTGCTGCTGGCATTCTTCGGGCTGGGGACAGGGGCCTATACGCTGGTGCTGGCATGGTTGCCCCCCTTCTATACCGGCCTGGGCCGGTCGGCGGAAATGGCCGGGCTGATGCTGGGTGTGGTCACGCTTTCCGAGGTCGTGGCCGGGATTGCCGTCTCCTACTGGGTCGGCCGCTCCCCCGACCGCCGCCCGGCCATCTTCACCGCCATAGGTGCATTGTTCGCGGGCCTGCTCGGACTGATCTTCGCTCCGCTTGCGCTCGCCTGGCCGTCTGCGGTCTTCGCAGGCCTCGGGATCGGCGCGCTTTTCCCCCTGAGCCTGATCGTGGCCATGGATCACGGAGACGATGCAAGCGCTGCCGGGGCCATTGCAGGCTTCGTCCAGGGCGGCGGCTACCTGGTCGCGGCCGCGCTTCCGCTCATCGCGGGTCTTCTGCGCGAATACCTGTCCGATCTCACCCTGGCCTGGGGCCTGATGGCAGGGCTCTGCCTCGTGCTCTGGCTGATTGCTGCCCGGCTTCGGCCCGGCCAACGCATCACATTCTGA
- a CDS encoding MarR family winged helix-turn-helix transcriptional regulator: MDRARKAAEQWAREKPHLDIGPMVLLGRLAEAALVISRDRLNPVFAEFGLQPGEFDVLATLRRSGAPYAVTPTRLYEAAMISSGSMTNRLNRLEEAGLVKRQPNPGDRRGTLVALTPEGLALIETAVDIHVANLHAILSGLTEREQDQLSDLLEKLLASQGA; encoded by the coding sequence ATGGACAGAGCAAGGAAGGCTGCCGAGCAATGGGCCCGGGAGAAGCCGCATCTCGATATCGGACCGATGGTCCTGCTTGGCCGGCTGGCAGAGGCAGCACTGGTCATATCCCGCGACCGGCTCAACCCGGTCTTTGCCGAGTTCGGCCTTCAGCCGGGAGAGTTCGATGTCCTGGCGACGTTACGGCGAAGCGGGGCGCCCTATGCCGTCACGCCGACCCGTCTTTACGAAGCGGCGATGATCTCGTCCGGAAGCATGACCAACCGGCTGAACCGGCTCGAAGAGGCCGGCCTGGTTAAACGGCAGCCAAATCCCGGGGACAGGCGGGGAACGCTTGTCGCGCTGACACCGGAGGGCCTTGCCCTGATCGAGACGGCGGTCGACATCCATGTCGCCAATCTGCACGCCATCCTGTCCGGTCTGACGGAGCGAGAGCAGGACCAGCTCTCCGATCTGCTGGAAAAGCTTCTGGCGTCCCAGGGCGCCTGA
- a CDS encoding glycoside hydrolase family 26 protein: MPFGVYDPDGAFADDPEVSIEHLFLPWEDVYLPSLIDADAYARARGRSVLATIEPWTWNRSERSTPGMLQEGIASGEYDSYMASICAVLNLFESPVTVRWAQEMEDASGQFIWAGWDPGTYKAAYRRMVDICRETAPEVAHMWSPLGDDYVDIVGLSVFGLQPWETAILGEEQSFRSILAPRHARVAPFGQPVVVAELGYPGREDYVATWTSEVRQIFPEFPNLVAVIYFNQIEVYPWPDGYGLPDWKVGDRIIAP, translated from the coding sequence ATGCCCTTCGGGGTCTACGATCCCGACGGTGCCTTTGCCGACGATCCCGAAGTGTCGATCGAGCATCTGTTCCTGCCCTGGGAGGACGTGTACCTGCCCAGCCTGATCGATGCCGATGCCTATGCCCGGGCCCGTGGCCGGTCGGTTCTGGCCACGATAGAGCCCTGGACCTGGAACCGGTCCGAGCGCAGCACCCCCGGGATGCTGCAAGAAGGGATCGCCTCGGGCGAGTACGACAGCTACATGGCCTCGATCTGCGCGGTTCTGAACCTGTTCGAAAGCCCGGTCACCGTGCGCTGGGCGCAGGAGATGGAAGACGCGAGCGGCCAGTTCATCTGGGCGGGCTGGGATCCCGGGACATACAAGGCCGCCTATCGCCGGATGGTCGACATCTGCCGCGAGACCGCGCCCGAGGTGGCCCATATGTGGTCGCCGCTGGGCGATGACTATGTCGATATCGTCGGGCTCTCGGTCTTCGGGCTTCAGCCCTGGGAGACCGCGATCCTCGGCGAGGAACAGTCGTTTAGGTCGATCCTGGCGCCGCGCCATGCCCGTGTCGCACCTTTCGGTCAACCGGTGGTGGTGGCCGAACTCGGCTATCCGGGGCGTGAGGACTATGTCGCGACATGGACCTCGGAGGTTCGCCAGATCTTTCCCGAATTCCCCAATCTGGTGGCGGTGATCTATTTCAATCAGATCGAGGTCTATCCCTGGCCCGATGGCTATGGCCTGCCCGACTGGAAGGTCGGCGACCGCATCATCGCGCCCTGA
- the nikC gene encoding nickel ABC transporter permease subunit NikC codes for MSLALRRRQAGPVWRRLRLGAACLIVALLVLAALIGPALAPFQPDAVDIAHRLQPPGDGHLLGTDHLGRDIFSRLIAGTRTSLGCVAATLALILVMGLGLGGLAGYAGGRIDQAIMRVADIFMTFPTLILALFMIGMLGTGLVNVIIAIALSHWAWYARIARGIVMSMRHRDFLLAARLAGASRARIFAEHLLPATFSQMIVLATLDVGHMMLHVSGLSFLGLGVQAPTAEWGVMIADARQFVWTAPMLIFWPGLALFLTVMAFNMLGDALRDRLDPGLVGEAAH; via the coding sequence ATGAGCCTCGCGCTGCGCCGCCGACAGGCCGGGCCGGTCTGGCGCAGGCTGCGTCTGGGCGCGGCCTGCCTGATCGTCGCGCTGCTGGTTCTGGCCGCGCTGATCGGCCCCGCGCTCGCCCCGTTCCAGCCCGACGCGGTCGACATCGCCCACCGCCTGCAACCGCCCGGCGACGGTCACCTGCTGGGGACCGACCATCTCGGGCGGGATATCTTCTCGCGGCTGATCGCGGGCACGCGGACATCGCTTGGCTGCGTCGCCGCGACGCTCGCGCTGATCCTGGTCATGGGGCTCGGACTGGGCGGGCTGGCGGGCTATGCCGGCGGGCGGATCGACCAGGCGATCATGCGTGTCGCCGACATCTTCATGACCTTCCCGACGCTGATCCTGGCGCTGTTCATGATCGGCATGCTGGGCACCGGGCTGGTCAATGTCATCATCGCCATCGCCCTGTCGCACTGGGCCTGGTATGCGCGGATCGCCCGCGGCATCGTCATGTCGATGCGCCACCGCGATTTCCTGCTGGCGGCGCGCCTGGCCGGGGCGAGCCGCGCCCGCATCTTCGCCGAGCACCTGCTGCCCGCGACCTTCTCGCAGATGATCGTCCTGGCCACGCTCGATGTCGGGCACATGATGCTGCATGTCTCGGGGCTGTCCTTCCTCGGGCTGGGCGTTCAGGCGCCGACCGCGGAATGGGGGGTGATGATCGCCGATGCCCGCCAGTTCGTATGGACCGCGCCGATGCTGATCTTCTGGCCCGGGCTCGCGCTGTTCCTCACCGTCATGGCCTTCAACATGCTGGGCGACGCGCTGCGCGACCGGCTGGACCCCGGCCTGGTCGGGGAGGCCGCGCATTGA